The Musa acuminata AAA Group cultivar baxijiao chromosome BXJ2-2, Cavendish_Baxijiao_AAA, whole genome shotgun sequence genome has a segment encoding these proteins:
- the LOC135604741 gene encoding uncharacterized protein LOC135604741 has product MQPPRTIRDLQRLNGRLVALSRFLSRSGDRCLPFFKALKDPKNFQWTAECERAFEQMKQHLANLPRLVSVSPGEKLSLYLAASQHAVSSVLVKENSSDQLPVYYVSHMLSGPEGRYPPIEKLALALVLSARRLRPYFQAHPIEVITDRPLRLVLSKFDVAGRLLKWAVELGEHDIQYTPRTTIKAQSVADFIAELTPSTGEELEPPRDTWTLHVDGSANAKGAGAGLVLVTPDSRSIERSFRFGFRATNNEAEYEALLVGLRLALEMRVTDIRVITDSQLVARQLDGEYEARDSTMAKYLAQVKNLATKFVHFGLSNVPRSENQRADTLAKLASGSAPKARPETEELPHRAIEVVATVTDDAPATWVQEMLRFKRDGTLPDDETAARRLRRTQAWYSEEGGRLYKRSFSCPLLRCLEPNEARTVLSDMHEGACGEHMGERALAHKILRQGYYWPTMRQDAKAFVRRCSSCQEHARIARQPAVLFTPVDCAWPFAQWVEAEPLATITESQVERFVWRNLITRFGLPQSIVTDNGPQFAGRRFQKFCAEHKIQLRFSSVAYPQANGLAEVTNRSIVDGLKRRVSAARSAWIEELPSVLWALRTTPKTPTGESPYSLTFGTEAVLPSEVAVPTPRTTGYSEEASCEGLRSNLDLLEERRASAHQKALSYKRAMARVYNRRVRPRSIKIEDLVLCKIEVSHPTQVRGKLAPKWEGPYRVIGVSRPGTFRLATMDGDPVPRTWNIQNLRKYFI; this is encoded by the exons ATGCAGCCCCCTCGGACGATCAGAGACTTGCAACGCCTTAACGGGAGGTTAGTCGCCCTATCACGCTTCCtttcccgatcgggagatcgctgcctccccttcttcaaggcCTTGAAGGATCCAAAAAACTTCCAATGGACGGCGGAATGTGAAAGGgccttcgagcagatgaagcaacacctggccaacctcccccgactcgTGTCAGTCTCCCCAGGGGAGAAGTTGAGCCTCTACCTCGCCGCCTCTCAGCACGCGGTCAGCTCGGTTCTGGTCAAGGAAAACTCCAGCGACCAACTgccggtctactatgtcagccacatgcTAAGCGGACCAGAGGGACGCTACCCGCCAATCGAAAAGCTGGCACTGGCGCTCGTCCTGTCAGCGCGAAGGCTCCGCCCTtacttccaggcccacccgatagaggtaataacTGACCGGCCGCTTCGGCTCGTTCTGTCTAAATTCGACGTTGCAGGGCgcctcctcaaatgggcagtggagctcggcgagcatgacatACAGTACACGCCTCGGACCACCAttaaagcccagtccgtggcagACTTTATCGCGGAGCTGACCCCGAGTACAGGCGAAGAACTCGAGCCACCGCGTGACACGTGGACTCTCCACGTAGATGGGTCGGCCAACGCAAAGGGCGCCGGCGCAGGGCTGGTGCTGGTGACACCTGACAGCCGCTCGATTGAGCGCTCCTTCCGTTTCGGGTtcagggccaccaacaacgaagcaGAATACGAGGCTCTCCTGGTAGGGCTCCGATTGGCGCTGGAGATGCgggtgaccgacatacgcgtaatcaccgactcacagctggtggctaggcagctcgacgGCGAATACGAAGCCCGGGACTCGACCATGGCGAAATACTTGGCACAGGTAAAAAACCTTGCCACCAAGTTCGTCCATTTTGGATtgtcgaatgttcccaggagcgagaaccagcgagccgacaccctgGCAAAACTGGCGTCCGGCTCGGCCCCCAAGGCTCGACCCGAGACCGAAGAGCTCCCCCACCGAGCCATAGAGGTCGTCGCCACCGTCACGGACGACGCGCCGGCCACCTGGGTACAAgagatgctacgcttcaagcgaGACGGGACCCTACCCGACGACGAAACAGCGGCTCGACGCTTGCGTCGGACGCAGGCATGGTACTCTGAAGAAGGAGGACGGTTGTACAAGCGGTCTTTCTCGTGCCCCTTGCTACGCTGTCTAGAGCCGAACGAAGCCCGGACagttctgtccgacatgcatgaAGGGGCCTGCGGGGAACATATGGGCGAacgagccctggcgcacaagatactccgacaggggtattactggccgaccatgcgccaggacgcgaaagctttcgtgcggcgatgcagctcatgccaggagcacgcccgcaTCGCCCGACAGCcggcggtcctgttcacccccgtcgactgtgcttggccattcgcgca gtgggtcgaagccgagcccctagcCACCATTACGGAGTCACAAGTGGAAaggttcgtgtggagaaacctcaTAACACGGTTTggcctgccccagtccatcgtcaCCGATAATGGACCTCAATTCGCCGGCAGGAGGTTCCAAAAGTTTTGCGCCGAGCACAAAATTCAGCTGAgattcagctcggtggcttacccccaggcgaACGGGCTAGCTGAAGTAACCAACCGGTCTATCGTCGACGGTCTCAAGAGGAGGGTGTCTGCTgcccgatcggcttggatcgaagagctcccgagcgtcctgtgggcgctgcgcactacccccaagaccccgaccggggagtctccctacagcctcacgttcgggaccgaggccgtatTACCATCCGAAGTAGCCGTCCCAACTCCGCGGACAACAGGCTACAGCGAAGAGGCCTCGTGTGAAGGACTCCGATCCAACCTGGATCTGCTCGAGGAAAGACGGGCCAGCGCACACCAGAAAgctctttcttacaaaagagccatggcaagggtctacaaccggagGGTGCGACCCCGGTCGATAAAGATTGAGGACCTGGTTCTGTGCAAAATCGAGGTCAGCCACCCAACCCAagtaagggggaaactggccccgaagtgggaaggaccctaccgggtcatcggagtatcccgaccggggacgttccgactcgcaacaatggatggcgaccccgtgccccggacttggaacatacagaaccttagaAAATACTTCATCTGA
- the LOC135604740 gene encoding uncharacterized protein LOC135604740, producing the protein MTPRPPPRRGQPARDVLLGYMSPRPRPRHGQPARDVLLGRVFPRPHPRRGQPARDVLLSHMSPRPPSRRGQPARDVLLGRVSPKAPTQRGLFAPDMCLNREPRREPSLTDQSHASNPRRPMPSHGFLWGGYDMAKNGGPHSWQRPPHVDRRGAPGRAIRVTVCVRTSASLSPQPPSVDPAQ; encoded by the coding sequence atgaccccgagaccacctcctcggcgcggccagcccgcccgagacgtgcttctCGGctacatgtccccgagaccacgtcctcggcacggccagcccgcccgagacgtgctcctcggccgcgtgttcccgagaccacatcctcggcgcggccagcccgcccgagacgtgctcctcagtCATATGTCCCCGAGACCGCcttctcggcgcggccagcccgcccgagacgtgctcctcggccgcgtgtcgCCGAAAGCACCTACGCAGCGCGGTCTATTTGCCCCGGACATGTGCCTCAATCGTGAACCGCGAAGAGAACCATCGCTTACCgatcaaagccacgcctcgaatccccgccgtccgatgccgagccatggcttcctttgggggggatatgatatggcaaaaaatggcggaCCCCACTCCTGGCaacgtcccccgcacgtggacaggcgcggcgccccaggaagAGCAATAAGGGtgacggtctgcgtccggacgtcagcctcgctgagcccacagcccccttcagttgacccagcacagtag